A DNA window from Roseovarius sp. Pro17 contains the following coding sequences:
- a CDS encoding cobyric acid synthase, which yields MARTIMIQGAGSNVGKSMLVAGLARACIRRGLNVAPFKPQNMSNNAAVTADGGEIGRAQALQARAAGRAPHTDMNPVLLKPESETGAQIIVQGRVMGSWQARAYPERKAELMRAVLDSFNRLSATADLVLVEGAGSPAEINLRRGDIANMGFAEAAGVPVVLVGDIDRGGVIAQIVGTQTVLAPQDAARIKAFAINKFRGDPRLFDDGLTAIEQRTGWPSLGVIPWFKDAWRLPAEDALDIVQRPGGAFKVAVPRLGRIANFDDLDPLSAEPGVTVQMIEPGRPLPGDANLMLIPGSKSTIADLAEFRANGWDIDLAAHVRRGGPVLGLCGGYQMLGRELSDPGGIEGSPRTVRGLGHLDITTVMQPQKRLSLTSGLHPASGAEVTGYEIHMGRTTGPDCARPWLQMAGHPEGAASADGLIRGSYVHGLLASDAFRAAYLTELGGASDLQFESGVDGALDALADHLEQHMNIDLLLSLAREPSL from the coding sequence ATGGCGCGCACGATCATGATACAGGGCGCAGGCTCGAACGTGGGCAAATCGATGCTGGTCGCGGGCCTTGCGCGCGCCTGCATTCGACGCGGGCTGAACGTGGCCCCGTTCAAGCCCCAGAACATGTCAAACAACGCCGCCGTAACAGCCGACGGGGGCGAGATCGGGCGCGCGCAGGCGCTACAGGCCCGCGCCGCCGGACGCGCGCCGCATACGGACATGAACCCGGTATTATTAAAACCTGAAAGTGAGACAGGCGCGCAGATCATCGTTCAAGGACGCGTCATGGGCAGTTGGCAGGCCCGCGCTTATCCCGAACGCAAGGCTGAGTTGATGCGCGCAGTGCTGGACAGTTTCAACCGGCTTAGCGCTACCGCCGATCTGGTGCTGGTCGAGGGCGCGGGCAGCCCGGCCGAGATTAACCTGCGCCGAGGTGACATTGCCAACATGGGCTTTGCCGAGGCGGCGGGCGTGCCGGTCGTGCTGGTCGGCGATATCGACCGGGGTGGCGTGATCGCGCAGATCGTCGGCACGCAGACCGTGCTGGCACCGCAGGATGCCGCGCGGATCAAAGCCTTTGCCATCAACAAGTTTCGCGGCGACCCGCGCCTTTTTGACGACGGCCTCACGGCGATCGAGCAGCGCACCGGCTGGCCATCCCTCGGAGTGATACCGTGGTTTAAGGATGCATGGCGCCTGCCCGCCGAGGATGCGCTGGATATCGTTCAACGTCCGGGCGGCGCGTTCAAGGTGGCTGTGCCGCGCCTTGGCCGGATCGCCAATTTCGACGATCTCGACCCGCTCAGCGCCGAGCCGGGCGTAACCGTGCAAATGATCGAACCGGGCCGGCCCCTGCCCGGCGACGCGAATCTAATGCTAATCCCCGGCAGCAAATCCACCATCGCCGATCTGGCTGAATTTCGTGCCAACGGGTGGGATATCGACCTGGCCGCGCATGTCCGACGTGGCGGTCCGGTGTTGGGCCTCTGTGGCGGCTATCAGATGCTGGGCCGCGAATTGTCGGATCCGGGCGGCATCGAAGGATCACCCCGCACCGTTCGGGGGCTGGGCCATCTGGACATCACGACCGTGATGCAGCCCCAAAAGCGCCTGTCGCTGACCAGTGGCCTGCATCCGGCCAGCGGCGCTGAGGTTACCGGATACGAAATCCACATGGGCCGCACCACAGGCCCAGATTGCGCGCGTCCGTGGCTGCAAATGGCTGGTCATCCCGAAGGCGCGGCCAGTGCTGATGGCCTGATCAGAGGCTCATATGTTCACGGCTTGCTTGCATCGGACGCGTTTCGCGCGGCCTATCTGACCGAGTTGGGCGGAGCATCGGATCTACAATTCGAAAGCGGGGTGGACGGTGCTCTGGATGCGCTGGCAGACCATCTAGAGCAGCACATGAACAT